In one Scomber japonicus isolate fScoJap1 chromosome 6, fScoJap1.pri, whole genome shotgun sequence genomic region, the following are encoded:
- the med29 gene encoding mediator of RNA polymerase II transcription subunit 29 isoform X1, whose product MASQQQQPGVSMSQAGLQQSASLQQQQQQQLSQQQDFDPVHRFKMLIPQLKESLQNLMKIASLNLAHNTSIDNGMFSKSSDTTVQRFDKSLEEFYALCDQLELCLRLAYECLSQSIDSAKHSPNLVPTATKPDTVQTESMSYAQYLCMIKSQISCAKDIHNALLECSKKIAGKGQPQGIM is encoded by the exons ATGGCTTCTCAACAGCAACAACCTGGCGTTTCGATGTCTCAAGCCGGACTACAACAGTCTGCTTCattacaacaacagcagcagcagcagttgagTCAACAGCAAGACTTTGACCCCGTTCATAGATTTAAGATGCTTATACCACAGCTGAAAGAAAGCCTACAG AATTTAATGAAGATTGCATCCCTGAATTTGGCCCACAATACGTCAATAGACAACGGCATGT TCAGCAAAAGTAGCGACACCACCGTTCAGCGCTTTGACAAAAGCCTGGAGGAGTTTTATGCCCTGTGCGATCAGCTGGAGCTGTGCTTG CGGCTGGCGTATGAGTGCCTCTCCCAGAGCATCGACAGTGCCAAACATTCACCCAACCTGGTTCCAACAGCCACCAAGCCAGACACAGTGCAGACAGAGTCCATGTCTTATGCCCAGTACCTCTGCATGATCAAATCTCAGATCTCCTGTGCCAAAGATATCCACAACGCTCTGCTGGAGTGTTCCAAGAAGATTGCAGGAAAAGGACAACCTCAGGGAATCATGTAG
- the med29 gene encoding mediator of RNA polymerase II transcription subunit 29 isoform X2: MASQQQQPGVSMSQAGLQQSASLQQQQQQQLSQQQDFDPVHRFKMLIPQLKESLQNLMKIASLNLAHNTSIDNGIKSSDTTVQRFDKSLEEFYALCDQLELCLRLAYECLSQSIDSAKHSPNLVPTATKPDTVQTESMSYAQYLCMIKSQISCAKDIHNALLECSKKIAGKGQPQGIM; the protein is encoded by the exons ATGGCTTCTCAACAGCAACAACCTGGCGTTTCGATGTCTCAAGCCGGACTACAACAGTCTGCTTCattacaacaacagcagcagcagcagttgagTCAACAGCAAGACTTTGACCCCGTTCATAGATTTAAGATGCTTATACCACAGCTGAAAGAAAGCCTACAG AATTTAATGAAGATTGCATCCCTGAATTTGGCCCACAATACGTCAATAGACAACGGCAT CAAAAGTAGCGACACCACCGTTCAGCGCTTTGACAAAAGCCTGGAGGAGTTTTATGCCCTGTGCGATCAGCTGGAGCTGTGCTTG CGGCTGGCGTATGAGTGCCTCTCCCAGAGCATCGACAGTGCCAAACATTCACCCAACCTGGTTCCAACAGCCACCAAGCCAGACACAGTGCAGACAGAGTCCATGTCTTATGCCCAGTACCTCTGCATGATCAAATCTCAGATCTCCTGTGCCAAAGATATCCACAACGCTCTGCTGGAGTGTTCCAAGAAGATTGCAGGAAAAGGACAACCTCAGGGAATCATGTAG